One stretch of Glycine soja cultivar W05 chromosome 7, ASM419377v2, whole genome shotgun sequence DNA includes these proteins:
- the LOC114419520 gene encoding dof zinc finger protein DOF3.2-like, which translates to MGLSSKQVSSSGLDWKQTLLEAQNLELPKPNLMRKQQQQQQQQQQQTQPNSESLKCPRCDSTNTKFCYYNNYNKSQPRHFCRACKRHWTKGGTLRNVPVGGGRKNKRVKKSITPITTSSTTTTPITTATSTCTATVTTSIGNNMDAMLGCYSHMTIQTPLADDQKNMSSSLYQALIRPPPLLLQQNLLNTRELEGKDFGIGIGNNGIFPSSTLALPTHQSQSLLFPFSASSRSFDTNPCSVVSTSLRSSNVYNYGEDQFKAIEEPTINSTTATIVPSTGGTNNTHHPWEIAAATSGVGLGTSSNSNYWNWEDFDSLVSTDLKDPWDDSDIKP; encoded by the coding sequence ATGGGTTTGAGTTCTAAGCAGGTTTCTAGCAGTGGACTTGATTGGAAACAAACCTTGTTGGAGGCTCAGAATTTGGAACTTCCAAAGCCTAATCTGATGAGGAaacaacagcagcagcagcagcaacaacaacaacaaactcaGCCGAATTCAGAGTCTTTGAAATGTCCAAGATGTGACTCTACCAACACCAAATTTTGTTACTACAACAACTACAACAAGTCTCAGCCTCGCCATTTCTGCAGGGCTTGCAAGAGGCACTGGACTAAAGGTGGAACTCTACGCAATGTTCCAGTTGGTGGTGGAAGGAAGAACAAGAGGGTCAAAAAATCAATCACTCCAATTACAacatcttccaccaccaccacaccaATCACAACCGCCACTTCAACTTGCACTGCCACAGTCACAACCTCAATTGGCAACAACATGGATGCTATGTTGGGTTGTTATAGCCACATGACAATCCAAACTCCTCTTGCGGATGATCAGAAAAACatgtcttcctctctctaccaaGCTCTAATTCGTCCACCACCTTTGCTGCTACAACAGAATCTGCTCAACACAAGAGAATTAGAAGGCAAAGATTTTGGTATTGGTATCGGTAATAATGGTATCTTTCCTAGTTCAACTTTGGCTCTTCCTACTCATCAAAGCCAAAGCCTACTCTTCCCTTTCTCAGCCTCAAGCAGATCTTTTGACACCAACCCTTGTTCAGTAGTGTCAACCTCTCTTAGATCCTCCAATGTTTATAACTATGGGGAGGATCAGTTTAAAGCAATAGAGGAACCAACCATCAATAGTACTACTGCTACTATAGTGCCTAGCACAGGTGGCACCAACAACACACATCATCCATGGGAGATAGCAGCAGCAACAAGTGGTGTTGGCTTGGGAACTTCTTCAAATTCAAACTATTGGAATTGGGAGGATTTTGATTCATTGGTTTCAACTGATCTAAAAGATCCCTGGGATGATTCAGATATCAAACCCTGA
- the LOC114419521 gene encoding protein RTF1 homolog, which produces MADLENLLLEAAGRTGTAGRNRHSLPSSRRRHDGAYSDGGSDSRDEDSDDELNYASRKPSGSQVPLKKRLDPTERDDDLGSQEEADDDGRSDCDGDSSDESNIGDDLYKDEDDRRKLSEMTELQREMILSDRATKKDDKNLLGKIASKREKGKVAVPRKQSPPMSSSRMRASARSADRSAKNDALNELRAKRLKQQDPEAHRRLREASRNAGSRHFSPPKRKPFTSTSLSSSSHSESESRSHSDDEGSTGDGGIVDSDDDRALAGSEGPSFQDVKEITIRRSKLAKWFMEPFFEELIVGCFVRVGIGRSKTGPIYRLCMVKNVDASEPDRQYKLENKTTYKYLNVVWGNESSAARWQMAMVSDSAPLEEEFKQWVKEVDRSGGRMPSKQDVLEKKQAIQKAITFVYSAATVKQMLQEKKSASTRPLNVAAEKDRLRRELEIAQSKYDEAEVERIKTRLLELEASRQAKQKDAKALKLAEMNRKNRFENFKNASEMKPVNTGLKAGEAGYDPFSRRWTRSRNYYAAKPGEKAAAGNNSVNGNVAGAGSNGTGAPVTAEAGMVATAAALEAAAGAGKLVDTSAPVDQGTESNMLHNFELPISLALLQKFGGAQGAQAGFMARKQKIEATVGFRVSENDGRRHALTLTVSDYKRRRGLL; this is translated from the coding sequence ATGGCCGATTTGGAGAATTTGCTATTGGAGGCTGCGGGGAGAACTGGTACAGCTGGGAGAAATCGCCATTCTCTTCCATCTTCAAGGAGAAGACATGATGGCGCCTATTCAGATGGTGGGAGTGATTCTAGGGATGAGGATTCAGATGACGAACTCAATTATGCAAGTAGAAAGCCCTCTGGATCACAAGTTCCTCTGAAGAAAAGATTAGATCCAACAGAAAGAGATGATGATTTAGGCAGTCAGGAAGAAGCAGATGATGATGGTCGCAGCGATTGTGATGGCGATAGCAGTGATGAATCAAATATTGGCGATGATCTCTACAAGGATGAGGATGACAGGCGAAAGCTTTCTGAGATGACTGAACTACAAAGAGAGATGATCTTATCGGATAGGGCTACGAAAAAGgatgataaaaatttattggGGAAGATAGCATCAAAGCGTGAGAAAGGAAAGGTAGCAGTGCCCAGAAAACAGTCTCCACCCATGTCATCATCGCGCATGCGTGCATCAGCCAGATCTGCTGACAGGTCAGCCAAGAATGATGCGTTAAATGAATTGCGTGCAAAGCGATTGAAACAACAAGATCCGGAAGCTCACCGGAGACTAAGAGAGGCATCAAGAAATGCAGGGTCCCGGCATTTTTCTCCACCAAAGCGCAAACCATTCACATCAACAAGTCTCAGTAGTTCAAGTCATAGTGAGAGCGAAAGTAGGTCCCATAGTGACGATGAAGGGTCAACTGGGGATGGAGGAATTGTTGACAGTGATGATGACAGGGCACTAGCTGGGTCTGAGGGTCCATCATTTCAGGATGTAAAGGAAATAACTATTCGCAGATCAAAACTTGCCAAATGGTTTATGGAGCCTTTCTTTGAGGAGTTAATAGTTGGTTGCTTTGTAAGAGTGGGAATTGGTAGATCAAAAACTGGACCAATCTACCGGCTCTGCATGGTGAAAAATGTTGATGCTTCAGAACCTGATCGACagtataaattagaaaataaaactacATACAAGTATTTGAATGTTGTTTGGGGAAATGAAAGTTCTGCTGCTAGGTGGCAAATGGCTATGGTTAGTGACTCTGCTCCACTTGAAGAGGAGTTCAAACAGTGGGTTAAGGAAGTAGATCGCAGTGGCGGCCGGATGCCAAGCAAACAAGACgtgttagaaaaaaaacaagctATCCAAAAAGCCATCACATTTGTCTACTCAGCGGCTACTGTGAAGCAGATGTTACAAGAGAAAAAGTCTGCCTCAACAAGGCCACTAAATGTTGCTGCTGAGAAGGATCGACTGAGGAGGGAATTGGAGATAGCACAAAGTAAGTATGATGAGGCAGAAGTTGAGAGGATCAAGACAAGACTGCTAGAATTAGAGGCATCGAGACAAGCAAAGCAGAAGGATGCCAAGGCATTGAAGCTGGCTGagatgaatagaaaaaacaggTTTGAGAACTTCAAGAATGCTTCTGAAATGAAGCCGGTGAATACAGGTTTGAAAGCAGGGGAGGCAGGTTATGATCCATTTTCAAGGAGATGGACTAGATCAAGGAATTACTATGCTGCAAAACCTGGTGAAAAGGCTGCTGCTGGAAATAATAGTGTTAATGGCAATGTGGCTGGTGCTGGCAGCAATGGAACAGGAGCACCAGTGACTGCAGAGGCTGGCATGGTGGCTACTGCTGCTGCCTTGGAAGCTGCTGCTGGTGCTGGGAAGTTGGTGGATACAAGTGCTCCTGTGGATCAAGGGACAGAGTCAAATATGCTGCACAACTTTGAGCTGCCAATTTCATTAGCATTACTTCAAAAGTTTGGCGGGGCTCAAGGAGCTCAGGCAGGATTTAtggcaagaaaacaaaaaatagaagcaaCAGTTGGATTTAGAGTCTCTGAAAACGATGGCAGGAGGCATGCGTTGACGCTGACAGTCAGTGATTACAAAAGAAGAAGAGGGCTTCTTTGA